From Novosphingobium decolorationis, one genomic window encodes:
- a CDS encoding FecR family protein, translated as MTGTCVNDAAASWYTRLSSDHVEPSERAAFEAWYAAVSAHRMAWDRVERAAQLADEAALSEEARLLVAEALAAPARGEGQDDGEDEAADWIEAARTYGEEPQAPPERGARRLVLASLLAAVLGIGTLTFLAYQGGIGGSAGAPEARILATSRGEAPRAFTLEDGSEVTLDAASKVRVLPGTAGRTLELTQGQAYFRVAKDAEHPFTVTSGGYRVTALGTEFDVDLRGDGLDVGLVEGRVKVDALGQREHSWTLEPGMVLSIRGEDVQLIEGQASETRSWMDGRISFDNAPLGDVVARLNRHLAHHLVLDPALEDRVFSGVVRTDDPAALIEALEAYQIARPDVDADGETRLVPY; from the coding sequence ATGACAGGTACGTGCGTTAACGACGCAGCCGCCTCCTGGTATACGCGCCTCTCCAGCGACCACGTGGAGCCGTCCGAACGCGCGGCGTTCGAGGCGTGGTACGCGGCTGTTTCCGCGCACCGCATGGCCTGGGACCGGGTTGAGCGTGCCGCGCAGTTGGCGGACGAAGCGGCGCTGTCCGAGGAGGCCCGGCTTCTCGTTGCGGAGGCTCTGGCTGCTCCGGCGCGTGGGGAAGGGCAGGACGATGGCGAGGACGAAGCTGCGGACTGGATCGAAGCGGCTCGGACCTATGGCGAAGAGCCTCAGGCGCCGCCGGAACGGGGCGCGCGCCGGCTGGTTCTCGCCTCCTTGCTGGCGGCCGTGCTGGGAATCGGCACGCTGACGTTTCTTGCTTACCAGGGGGGCATCGGCGGCAGCGCAGGCGCACCCGAGGCGCGTATTCTTGCGACGAGCCGGGGCGAGGCTCCGCGGGCCTTCACACTCGAGGACGGGAGCGAAGTCACGCTCGATGCCGCCTCGAAGGTGCGTGTCCTGCCCGGAACTGCCGGCCGCACGCTGGAGCTGACGCAAGGGCAGGCGTATTTTCGGGTGGCCAAGGATGCGGAGCATCCCTTCACGGTGACTTCGGGCGGGTACCGGGTGACCGCGCTTGGCACCGAGTTCGACGTGGACCTGCGCGGGGATGGCCTTGATGTCGGCCTTGTCGAGGGGCGCGTGAAGGTGGATGCGCTCGGGCAGCGGGAACACAGCTGGACGCTGGAGCCGGGAATGGTGCTGTCGATCCGTGGCGAGGACGTGCAACTGATCGAGGGGCAGGCATCCGAAACACGCAGCTGGATGGACGGGCGCATCAGCTTCGACAACGCGCCGCTCGGCGATGTCGTCGCCCGGCTCAACCGTCATCTTGCGCATCACCTGGTGCTGGACCCGGCGCTGGAGGACCGGGTTTTCAGCGGCGTGGTGCGCACGGACGATCCGGCGGCGCTGATCGAGGCGCTGGAAGCCTACCAGATCGCGCGGCCTGACGTGGATGCTGA
- a CDS encoding RNA polymerase sigma factor yields MSAGQGVDMGLRLSVIRPREAEHRDTVVGAVRDFLARRVGLQEAEDMAQEVALRLHQRRGDNRIESLESYAFQVARSVLTDRWRREAVRQREAHISLEDYHHPVEEISPARVLEGKQRLAKVMVSLRDLPDRTRQVFVLHRFEEMSYAAIASHFGISVSAVEKHIMKAIRHLSACVGE; encoded by the coding sequence ATGTCTGCCGGACAGGGGGTGGACATGGGGCTTCGTTTGAGTGTCATTCGCCCTCGTGAGGCGGAACACAGGGATACAGTCGTGGGTGCCGTGCGCGATTTTCTCGCGCGGCGCGTCGGTCTTCAGGAGGCTGAGGACATGGCTCAGGAGGTCGCCCTGCGCCTGCACCAGCGGCGTGGCGACAACCGCATCGAATCGCTGGAAAGCTATGCGTTTCAGGTGGCGCGCTCAGTGCTGACCGACCGTTGGCGGCGTGAAGCGGTTCGCCAGCGCGAGGCGCATATCTCGCTTGAGGATTACCACCATCCGGTCGAGGAAATCTCGCCTGCGCGCGTGCTCGAAGGCAAGCAGCGGCTCGCCAAGGTGATGGTCTCGCTGCGCGATCTGCCGGATCGGACACGGCAGGTCTTCGTCCTTCACCGCTTCGAAGAAATGAGTTATGCGGCCATCGCATCGCACTTCGGTATTTCGGTCAGCGCAGTTGAAAAGCATATCATGAAGGCTATTCGCCACCTCAGCGCCTGCGTGGGAGAGTAA
- a CDS encoding TonB-dependent receptor domain-containing protein produces the protein MRDRTRTGFADRTRARRVLLRCALALQIGLLFALPQTLAARTPAAAYTIAAGPLRLALVLFARQSGVQILFAPELVAGKQAPPLTGRHTIDEALTRLLAGSGLSARKLDSGAILIVPASPAAPPLVSSHDRGPEGAPPQGLESPRPDILVTAFKYPTLLAQSAADLTVIGAQLQRQRGIDGLATLAQATPSLNIAQNNSAASRLTLRGVYGRGEPTVGVYYGDSPVSGPSGTTFDPGGIALDLELVDLARIEVLRGPQGTLYGASSMGGTLRFLFNTPDATEASGEIRGGASITRHGSPGHHVSAMINLPLASDTLALRAVAYDRTTGGYIDHPRFALADQGGAERQGGRIALAWTPGPDLDLKVSFFHQETRSDGAQFFDDRGGARTNDLAVRTPNANTLNLANAALDWRSDWGTLTALATFYRWKVLRQSDFSDVIAGLVDNPASCLRHAGLGQGASCTQTQWEAYRAFVATRLPAILYQPMWVTSANGEVRFHTEALARTSLTLGLFAETRRDRVDSITARADAASGLLVRPLDVTGARAIWTALNQTALFGEASYDLSPRVRLTAGLRLFHYGKTARGDIFTPNLITGTADIAPGRFSTRESGSNLKLQATWRPSPDLVAYLQMADGFRPGGVNITPSLSEENRSYAADALRSYEVGLRLGLPRAGIELQGALYHIGWSDMIYNASSPNSAFVYNTNIGSIAIDGAEVNAHWQASDELALALSASWTDARVARDQERAGTLGQLFAGDRVPMIPRLAASLGLAYERRLASGTTLWGRLDAVASSGFASQFNTLQSSYARTLARASLDLAAGVERGGWDLSLSLRNALDTHRPEQVLATSLGARQVFAPRPRTLALELGVTF, from the coding sequence ATGAGGGACAGGACCAGGACCGGTTTCGCTGACCGGACACGCGCGCGCCGCGTGCTGCTGCGCTGTGCCCTGGCGCTGCAGATCGGCCTGCTCTTTGCGCTGCCGCAGACCCTCGCAGCGCGCACTCCGGCCGCGGCCTACACGATCGCAGCCGGCCCCTTGCGGCTGGCCCTCGTCCTCTTTGCCCGGCAGAGCGGCGTACAGATCCTTTTTGCCCCCGAGCTGGTTGCCGGCAAGCAGGCCCCGCCCCTGACGGGCCGCCACACCATCGACGAGGCCCTGACCCGGCTTCTTGCCGGAAGCGGCCTCTCCGCCCGCAAGCTGGACTCCGGCGCCATCCTCATCGTTCCTGCCTCGCCCGCCGCGCCCCCGCTGGTGTCCTCCCACGACCGGGGGCCGGAAGGCGCGCCTCCGCAAGGCCTTGAAAGCCCGCGCCCGGACATCCTCGTCACCGCCTTCAAGTACCCGACCCTGCTGGCCCAGAGCGCCGCCGATCTCACAGTGATCGGCGCCCAACTCCAGCGCCAGCGCGGCATCGACGGTCTTGCCACGCTCGCGCAGGCCACGCCCTCGCTCAACATCGCGCAGAACAACAGCGCGGCCAGCCGCCTCACCCTGCGCGGGGTCTACGGGCGCGGCGAGCCAACCGTCGGCGTCTACTACGGCGATTCTCCCGTCAGCGGCCCCTCGGGCACGACTTTCGATCCGGGCGGTATCGCGCTTGACCTCGAACTGGTCGATCTTGCCCGCATAGAGGTCCTGCGCGGCCCGCAAGGCACGCTGTACGGGGCCAGCTCGATGGGGGGCACCCTGCGCTTCCTTTTCAACACGCCCGACGCGACGGAAGCTTCCGGCGAGATTCGCGGCGGGGCCTCGATTACCCGGCATGGGAGCCCCGGCCATCACGTCTCGGCCATGATCAACCTTCCGCTTGCCTCCGACACGCTTGCGCTGCGCGCGGTGGCCTATGACCGCACGACGGGTGGCTATATCGACCACCCGCGCTTCGCCCTCGCCGACCAGGGCGGGGCCGAGCGCCAGGGCGGCCGCATCGCTCTCGCCTGGACACCCGGGCCCGATCTCGACCTCAAGGTCTCGTTCTTCCACCAGGAGACGCGCAGCGATGGTGCGCAGTTCTTTGATGACCGTGGCGGCGCGCGAACCAATGACCTTGCCGTTCGCACCCCCAATGCAAACACGCTCAACCTCGCCAACGCCGCTCTCGACTGGCGCAGCGACTGGGGGACGCTGACCGCACTTGCGACCTTCTACCGCTGGAAGGTCCTACGCCAGAGCGACTTCAGCGACGTCATAGCAGGGCTTGTCGACAACCCGGCCAGCTGCCTGCGCCATGCCGGGCTTGGCCAGGGCGCCAGCTGCACGCAGACGCAATGGGAGGCCTATCGCGCCTTCGTGGCCACGCGCCTTCCCGCAATCCTCTATCAGCCGATGTGGGTTACCAGTGCGAACGGAGAAGTCCGTTTCCACACCGAGGCCCTTGCGCGCACGTCCCTGACCCTGGGACTTTTTGCCGAGACCCGGCGCGACCGTGTCGACAGCATCACCGCACGCGCCGATGCGGCCTCGGGCCTGCTGGTACGCCCGCTCGACGTGACCGGGGCACGGGCCATCTGGACCGCCCTCAACCAGACCGCGCTGTTTGGTGAAGCCTCCTACGACCTTTCCCCGCGCGTTCGCCTGACCGCGGGTCTGCGCCTGTTCCACTATGGCAAGACCGCAAGGGGCGACATCTTCACGCCCAACCTCATCACCGGCACCGCGGACATTGCCCCGGGCCGCTTCAGCACGCGTGAGAGCGGCTCGAACCTCAAGCTTCAGGCGACCTGGCGCCCCTCCCCCGATCTCGTTGCCTACCTGCAGATGGCCGATGGCTTCCGCCCGGGCGGGGTCAATATCACCCCGTCGCTGAGCGAGGAGAACCGCAGCTACGCCGCCGATGCGCTGCGCAGCTACGAAGTGGGTCTGCGCCTTGGCCTCCCCCGCGCCGGGATCGAGCTGCAAGGCGCGCTCTACCACATCGGCTGGTCGGACATGATCTACAACGCCTCGAGCCCCAACAGCGCCTTTGTCTACAACACCAACATCGGCTCAATCGCGATCGACGGCGCGGAAGTGAACGCGCACTGGCAGGCCAGCGACGAACTCGCGCTCGCGCTTTCCGCCAGCTGGACCGACGCCCGTGTCGCCCGCGACCAGGAACGGGCCGGCACGCTGGGCCAGCTTTTCGCAGGCGACCGGGTGCCGATGATACCGCGCCTCGCCGCCTCGCTCGGCCTTGCCTACGAGCGCCGCCTTGCCTCGGGCACGACGCTGTGGGGACGCCTCGACGCCGTGGCCTCGAGCGGCTTTGCCTCGCAGTTCAATACCCTGCAATCGAGCTATGCCCGAACCCTTGCGCGGGCGAGCCTCGATCTGGCGGCGGGTGTGGAACGGGGCGGCTGGGACCTGTCGCTCAGCCTGCGCAACGCGCTCGACACGCACCGTCCCGAGCAGGTGCTCGCCACCTCGCTGGGCGCGCGTCAGGTCTTCGCCCCGCGCCCGCGCACTCTTGCCCTGGAACTGGGTGTGACATTCTGA
- a CDS encoding GFA family protein — translation MLKANREYGGGCLCGAIRYRVTGPSLFETQCCCRDCQKATGTGHTTIVGIARDQLHIDGEPSIYTSAGESGGAVSRHFCGTCGGRIFTSGALPGENVMVQAGSLDEPGEVTPENVICGKDALPWDHFDPALEIYELYPPFDPVTREPT, via the coding sequence ATGCTGAAAGCGAACCGTGAATACGGCGGGGGATGCCTGTGCGGTGCGATCCGGTACCGCGTGACGGGCCCCAGCCTGTTCGAGACGCAGTGCTGTTGCCGGGACTGCCAGAAGGCGACCGGAACCGGGCACACGACCATCGTCGGGATCGCGCGCGACCAGCTTCACATCGACGGTGAGCCGTCGATATACACCAGCGCCGGAGAGAGCGGCGGCGCGGTTTCCCGCCACTTTTGCGGCACCTGCGGTGGGCGTATCTTCACCTCGGGCGCGCTACCCGGTGAGAACGTGATGGTCCAGGCCGGATCGCTCGACGAGCCCGGCGAAGTGACCCCCGAGAACGTGATCTGCGGCAAGGACGCCCTGCCCTGGGACCATTTCGATCCGGCCCTCGAAATCTATGAACTCTATCCCCCGTTCGACCCGGTCACCCGCGAGCCCACCTGA
- the secA gene encoding preprotein translocase subunit SecA — MLGALVKNIFGSSNERHVKSLRKVVDQINAFEPAIEAMSDEELAAQTPKFREMLANGSTLDDLLPEAFATVREASRRVFGMRHFDVQMIGGIVLHRGEIAEMRTGEGKTLVATTATYLNALEGKGVHVITVNDYLARRDAEEMGRLHNFLGLTIGVIVPNLDEFQRREAYAADITYGTNNEFGFDYLRDNMKHERSQMVQRDFNFAIVDEVDSILIDEARTPLIISGPTDDKSELYIAVDAVVKQLSDEDYEKDEKTKNITLTEDGVEKVERILEAEGLLEGSNLYDVENTQVVHHLDQALKAVVMFKRDTDYIVKDDKVVIIDEFTGRMMDGRRWSNGLHQAVEAKEGVKIEPENQTLASITFQNYFRMYPKLSGMTGTAATEAAEFFDIYKMNVVTIPTNKPISRIDEEDEFYKNTMDKFAAIAKLIRDKHESGQPVLVGTVSIEKSELLSDFLNKEGVKHSVLNARFHEMEAHIVAQAGRLGAVTIATNMAGRGTDIQLGGNLEFRIEAELADMPEGPEREAGVARIKEEIAAEKAQVLEAGGLCVIGTERHESRRIDNQLRGRSGRQGDPGLSKFYLCLEDDLLRIFGPDTLFSKMMNSNLADGEAIGSKWLSKAIETAQKKVEARNYEVRKQVVEYDDVMNDQRKVIYEQRSDIMDAEALDDVVLDMRHDTVNTLVAEACPQGSYPEHWNIEGLKERAKEILGVEAPIDAWVEEDGIDPEGIEERLAELADAHMTAKMEKDDPAIWRQVEKSILLDRLDHHWKDHLATLDALRQVVFLRAYAQKTPINEYKQEAFGLFDSMLSAIREDVTRILAISELRMPEPIQEPSLPELPDFLTGHIDPLTGLDNSNDGDGSALNPALFGSLAGSPQATASPGGTAENPYAHMELSRNALCPCGSGNKYKHCHGALV; from the coding sequence ATGCTCGGCGCACTCGTCAAGAACATCTTCGGCTCGTCCAACGAGCGCCACGTCAAGTCTCTGCGCAAGGTCGTCGACCAGATCAATGCGTTCGAACCCGCCATCGAGGCGATGAGCGATGAGGAACTGGCCGCCCAGACTCCCAAGTTCCGCGAGATGCTCGCGAACGGCTCCACGCTCGATGACCTGCTTCCCGAAGCCTTTGCCACCGTGCGCGAGGCTTCACGCCGCGTCTTTGGCATGCGCCACTTCGACGTTCAGATGATCGGCGGCATTGTCCTGCACCGCGGCGAAATCGCGGAAATGCGCACGGGTGAGGGCAAGACCCTGGTGGCAACGACCGCCACCTACCTCAACGCGCTGGAAGGCAAGGGCGTTCACGTCATCACCGTGAACGACTACCTGGCTCGCCGCGACGCCGAGGAGATGGGCCGCCTGCACAATTTTCTCGGCCTCACCATCGGCGTCATCGTTCCCAATCTCGACGAGTTCCAGCGCCGCGAGGCCTATGCCGCGGACATCACCTACGGCACGAACAACGAGTTCGGGTTCGACTACCTGCGCGACAACATGAAGCATGAGCGCAGCCAGATGGTGCAGCGCGACTTCAACTTCGCCATCGTCGACGAGGTCGACTCGATCCTGATCGACGAGGCGCGCACCCCGCTCATCATCTCGGGGCCCACCGACGACAAGTCCGAGCTCTACATCGCGGTCGACGCGGTGGTGAAGCAGCTCTCGGACGAGGATTACGAGAAGGACGAGAAGACCAAGAACATCACGCTGACAGAGGACGGCGTGGAGAAGGTCGAGCGTATTCTCGAGGCCGAAGGGCTGCTGGAAGGTTCCAACCTCTACGACGTCGAGAACACGCAGGTCGTCCACCACCTCGACCAGGCCCTCAAGGCCGTGGTCATGTTCAAGCGCGATACGGACTACATCGTGAAGGACGACAAGGTCGTCATCATCGACGAGTTCACGGGCCGCATGATGGACGGACGCCGCTGGTCGAACGGCCTGCACCAGGCGGTCGAGGCCAAGGAAGGCGTCAAGATCGAGCCGGAGAACCAGACACTCGCCTCGATCACCTTCCAGAACTACTTCCGCATGTACCCCAAGCTCTCGGGCATGACCGGTACGGCTGCGACCGAGGCGGCCGAGTTCTTCGACATCTACAAGATGAACGTCGTCACCATCCCGACGAACAAGCCGATTTCGCGCATCGACGAGGAAGACGAGTTCTACAAGAACACGATGGACAAGTTCGCGGCGATCGCGAAGCTGATCCGCGACAAGCATGAGAGCGGCCAGCCGGTGCTGGTGGGCACGGTCTCGATCGAGAAGTCGGAACTGCTCTCGGACTTCCTCAACAAGGAGGGCGTCAAGCACTCGGTCCTCAACGCCCGCTTCCACGAGATGGAAGCGCACATCGTGGCGCAGGCAGGCCGTCTGGGCGCGGTGACCATCGCCACCAACATGGCCGGGCGCGGCACCGACATCCAGCTGGGTGGCAACCTTGAGTTCCGGATCGAGGCCGAGCTTGCCGACATGCCCGAAGGGCCTGAGCGTGAAGCCGGTGTCGCCCGTATCAAGGAGGAAATCGCGGCCGAGAAGGCACAGGTGCTGGAAGCCGGCGGCCTGTGCGTGATCGGCACCGAGCGCCACGAAAGCCGCCGTATCGACAACCAGCTGCGCGGCCGTTCGGGCCGTCAGGGCGACCCCGGCCTTTCCAAGTTCTACCTGTGCCTTGAAGACGATCTCCTGCGCATCTTCGGCCCTGACACGCTGTTCTCCAAGATGATGAACAGCAACCTTGCCGATGGCGAGGCGATCGGTTCCAAGTGGCTTTCCAAGGCCATCGAGACGGCGCAGAAGAAGGTCGAGGCGCGCAACTACGAAGTGCGCAAGCAGGTCGTCGAATACGACGACGTGATGAACGACCAGCGCAAGGTCATCTACGAGCAGCGCTCGGACATCATGGACGCCGAGGCGCTCGACGACGTCGTGCTCGACATGCGCCACGACACGGTCAACACGCTGGTGGCCGAGGCCTGCCCGCAAGGCTCCTACCCCGAGCACTGGAACATCGAGGGGCTCAAGGAACGCGCGAAGGAAATCCTGGGCGTCGAAGCCCCCATCGATGCGTGGGTCGAGGAAGATGGCATCGATCCTGAAGGCATCGAGGAGCGCCTTGCCGAACTCGCCGACGCGCACATGACCGCCAAGATGGAGAAGGACGATCCGGCGATCTGGCGCCAGGTCGAAAAGTCGATCCTGCTCGATCGTCTGGACCACCACTGGAAGGACCACCTCGCCACGCTCGACGCGCTGCGCCAGGTCGTGTTCCTGCGTGCCTACGCGCAGAAGACCCCGATCAACGAGTACAAGCAGGAAGCCTTTGGCCTGTTCGACTCGATGCTCTCGGCGATCCGCGAGGATGTGACCCGCATCCTGGCGATCAGCGAACTGCGCATGCCCGAACCGATCCAGGAGCCGAGCCTCCCTGAACTGCCCGACTTCCTGACCGGGCATATCGATCCGCTGACGGGCCTCGACAATTCGAACGACGGCGACGGTTCGGCGCTCAATCCGGCGCTGTTTGGCTCGCTTGCGGGCAGCCCGCAGGCGACCGCAAGCCCGGGCGGCACGGCCGAGAACCCTTACGCGCACATGGAGCTCAGCCGTAACGCGCTGTGTCCGTGCGGTTCGGGCAACAAGTACAAGCACTGCCACGGCGCGCTCGTCTAA
- the argJ gene encoding bifunctional glutamate N-acetyltransferase/amino-acid acetyltransferase ArgJ, with translation MSHPVSPLAQPFPEVPAIAGVTPHVVRAGYKDWGRCDLTYVTFTEGTAVAGVFTKNLCCSSEVEIGRENVKRGTARALVVNAGNSNAFTGYRGREAVEQIMDQVAGNLGCAREDVFVSSTGVIGVPLPKDKAREGVEKAFSAAPCTWEEAANTIATTDTFAKGASATAMIGDTKVTLGAIIKGSGMIAPDMATMLGYIFTDAAVEPAFLQECLSAANLRSFSCITVDSDTSTSDTVLAFATGKAGNAPLVTAQSPGADAFAAAIQDVCRQLAHLVVRDGEGANKFIAVSVTGAVSDESARKVGMAIANSPLVKTAIAGEDANWGRVVMAVGKAGEPANRDTLSIGFGGTWAAKEGLPLADYDEAPVAAHLKGQDVTIEVDLGLGEGQATVWTCDLTHGYISINADYRS, from the coding sequence ATGAGTCATCCCGTCAGCCCGCTCGCCCAGCCCTTCCCCGAAGTGCCTGCCATTGCAGGCGTGACCCCGCATGTCGTGCGCGCGGGGTACAAGGACTGGGGGCGCTGCGACCTCACCTACGTGACCTTTACCGAGGGGACCGCGGTCGCCGGCGTGTTCACCAAGAACCTATGCTGTTCGTCCGAGGTCGAGATCGGCCGCGAGAACGTGAAGCGGGGCACCGCCCGCGCATTGGTGGTGAATGCAGGCAATTCCAACGCCTTCACCGGCTATCGCGGGCGCGAGGCGGTCGAGCAGATCATGGATCAGGTGGCCGGAAACCTGGGCTGCGCGCGCGAGGACGTGTTCGTCTCCTCGACCGGCGTGATCGGCGTGCCGCTCCCCAAGGACAAGGCGCGCGAGGGCGTTGAAAAGGCCTTCTCCGCCGCGCCGTGCACCTGGGAAGAGGCCGCCAACACCATCGCGACGACCGACACCTTCGCCAAGGGCGCGAGCGCCACGGCCATGATCGGCGACACCAAGGTCACGCTGGGCGCCATCATCAAGGGTTCGGGCATGATCGCGCCCGACATGGCCACGATGCTGGGCTACATCTTCACCGACGCCGCGGTGGAACCGGCCTTCCTGCAGGAATGCCTCTCGGCCGCGAACCTGCGCAGCTTCTCGTGCATCACGGTCGATTCCGACACCTCGACCAGCGACACCGTGCTCGCCTTTGCGACCGGCAAGGCGGGCAATGCGCCGCTCGTCACCGCGCAGAGCCCGGGCGCCGATGCCTTTGCCGCCGCCATCCAGGACGTGTGCCGCCAGCTTGCCCACCTCGTCGTGCGCGATGGCGAGGGTGCCAACAAGTTCATCGCCGTCTCGGTGACGGGCGCGGTTTCGGACGAGAGCGCGCGCAAGGTTGGCATGGCGATTGCCAACTCGCCACTGGTGAAGACCGCCATTGCGGGCGAGGACGCGAACTGGGGCCGCGTCGTCATGGCCGTGGGCAAGGCGGGCGAACCGGCCAACCGCGACACGCTCTCCATCGGCTTCGGCGGCACCTGGGCCGCAAAGGAAGGCCTGCCGCTGGCCGACTACGACGAGGCGCCGGTCGCCGCCCACCTCAAGGGCCAGGATGTCACCATCGAGGTGGACCTGGGCCTTGGCGAAGGCCAGGCGACGGTGTGGACCTGCGACCTCACGCACGGTTACATCTCGATCAACGCCGACTACCGCAGCTAA
- a CDS encoding glutathione S-transferase family protein — translation MTEPFFRIWGRPDSHNVKKVVWFAAELGLAFTRIDMGGSFGFSEEYLAQNPNRLIPTIADGKLTLWESNSIVRYMAAEYGGPRWYLADPIDRALAERWMDWQTGYGAAQKDMYLGLVRTPEEARDTAAIAASKATCERLLAVLDAQLATTPWLSGHQIGVGDIAMGPFIHSWFTLAPETADLPHVHAWYQRLLERPAYREHVALPLS, via the coding sequence ATGACCGAGCCTTTCTTCCGCATCTGGGGGCGGCCCGATTCGCACAACGTGAAGAAGGTCGTCTGGTTCGCGGCCGAACTGGGCCTCGCCTTCACACGCATCGACATGGGCGGCTCCTTCGGCTTTTCCGAGGAATACCTTGCGCAAAACCCCAACCGGCTGATCCCGACCATCGCGGACGGCAAGCTGACCTTGTGGGAATCGAACAGTATCGTGCGCTACATGGCCGCCGAATACGGTGGCCCGCGCTGGTACCTTGCCGATCCCATCGACCGTGCCCTCGCCGAGCGCTGGATGGACTGGCAGACCGGCTACGGCGCGGCGCAGAAGGACATGTACCTTGGCCTCGTGCGCACGCCCGAAGAGGCGCGCGACACCGCCGCGATTGCCGCCTCGAAAGCCACATGTGAGCGACTGCTGGCCGTGCTGGACGCGCAGCTTGCGACAACGCCGTGGCTCTCAGGCCATCAGATCGGCGTCGGTGACATCGCGATGGGCCCGTTCATCCACTCGTGGTTCACGCTCGCACCCGAAACCGCCGACCTGCCGCACGTCCATGCCTGGTACCAGCGCCTGCTGGAACGCCCGGCCTACCGAGAGCACGTCGCCCTCCCCCTCTCCTGA
- a CDS encoding inositol monophosphatase family protein, giving the protein MITPALTRAVETVMREASDRAIKARYRKLELDQIMDKGVNDVVTIADQESEAILTARLSQILPEACVVGEEAVAADPTVMEKLKDNLCWIVDPLDGTMNFSQGKAPFGVLVALADKGETIGGWILDTLTGRFCHASLGKGAHIGDYRISARTSGETPPVAAISTLFMEEGTREKFMALAAPHYTLVDIPRCAAEQYPRLVLGTNDVSMFNRTLPWDHAAGVLFLNEAGGMAARPDGTPYRVDEYERRDLVGAASPELWADFAKLALQMH; this is encoded by the coding sequence ATGATCACCCCTGCCCTGACCCGCGCCGTCGAGACGGTGATGCGCGAAGCCTCGGACCGGGCCATCAAGGCGCGCTACCGCAAGCTCGAGCTCGACCAGATCATGGACAAGGGGGTGAACGATGTCGTCACCATCGCCGACCAAGAGAGCGAGGCGATCCTGACCGCGCGCCTCTCGCAGATCCTGCCCGAAGCCTGCGTCGTGGGCGAAGAGGCCGTCGCCGCCGATCCCACGGTAATGGAAAAGCTCAAGGACAACTTGTGCTGGATCGTCGATCCGCTCGACGGGACGATGAACTTCTCGCAGGGCAAAGCGCCTTTCGGCGTCCTCGTAGCGCTCGCCGACAAGGGTGAGACCATCGGCGGCTGGATACTCGACACGCTGACCGGACGCTTCTGCCACGCAAGTCTGGGCAAGGGCGCGCATATCGGCGACTACCGCATTAGCGCACGCACCAGCGGCGAAACGCCGCCCGTCGCGGCAATCTCGACGCTGTTCATGGAAGAGGGCACGCGCGAGAAATTCATGGCGCTGGCCGCGCCGCACTACACGCTCGTCGACATCCCGCGCTGCGCGGCCGAGCAGTACCCGCGCCTGGTGCTGGGCACCAACGATGTCTCGATGTTCAACCGCACGCTCCCCTGGGACCACGCGGCGGGCGTCCTGTTCCTCAACGAGGCAGGCGGCATGGCCGCACGCCCCGACGGCACCCCGTACCGCGTCGACGAATACGAGCGCCGCGATCTGGTCGGCGCGGCCTCGCCCGAATTGTGGGCGGACTTCGCCAAGCTTGCTCTCCAGATGCACTGA
- the trxA gene encoding thioredoxin: MPTIAVTDSSFEDDVLKSETPVLVDFWADWCGPCKMIGPALEEISDELDGKVKIAKMDIMANTEVPGQIGVKSIPLMVLFKNGEAVAQKLGAAPKNALKGWIESEI; encoded by the coding sequence ATGCCCACGATTGCCGTAACCGATTCCAGCTTCGAAGATGACGTCCTCAAGTCCGAGACGCCCGTTCTCGTCGATTTCTGGGCCGACTGGTGCGGTCCGTGCAAGATGATCGGCCCGGCTCTCGAAGAGATCTCGGACGAGCTCGACGGCAAGGTCAAGATCGCCAAGATGGACATCATGGCCAACACCGAAGTGCCCGGCCAGATCGGCGTGAAGTCGATCCCGCTGATGGTGCTGTTCAAGAACGGCGAAGCCGTCGCCCAGAAGCTGGGTGCCGCGCCCAAGAACGCTCTCAAGGGCTGGATCGAAAGCGAGATCTGA